The Halostagnicola kamekurae sequence CGCGCGCGAGCGCGCCGTCGATGATGTCCAACCAGCCGTTGACGAAGACCAGAATCGCCGCGGCGACGAACCAGATCGGATCACCGCGACCGCCGAGCGCGAAGGCGACGGCCGCCGCGATAGCCATGCCGAACGCCAGCACGCTGACTCCGTTGGGCGTCATCCCGATTCGGTCGAACCCCTTCACGAACGGATCCAGAAATCTCGAGATGTAGGGCCGGAACTGATCCAGCGTCATGCGAGATACCCCACGAAGTCGACCTCGCCCGCGGACGGCTCGCGCTCGCCCGTCACGACTGCCTCGAGTGCGCTGGCGACTTCCTCGGGCGTCCGATTCGTCGTGTCGATCTCGTAGACCGACTCGAGGCCGTGGCGATCGACGGCCTCGCCGAGGATCACGTCGAGCGCCTCGCTTTCTGCGTTCTCGCTCGCTTTCGCAGCCGTCTCGCCGCGGTCGGTCAGCCGCGTCTCGAGCGTTTCCGGCTCGCATCGCAACACGGCGACCCGATCGGCGGCGAAGTGGTGTGCGAGATGCGACTCGATCAGCACGTCGTCTCGTCCCTCGAGCCACGCCTCGAGCGCGTCCATGTCCGCGACCTTGCTCTGTCGGTCCTCATCGACTTCGGTGTACAATGCCTCGTCCTCGAGCACCTCGTTTAGGTGAACGATTTTGAGCGTCGAATCGCCGACAGAGAGCCGATCGGACGGCGAATCGTCAGCGGCCGCTCGAGCCGCCAGCGCGTCCGTCGCGGTGGTCTTTCCGGTTCCAGGGGTACCCGTGACGGCGACTCTCACGAGTCGGACACCTCCGGCGCGTTCGGGTCCGCGGGATCCTCGGCCGCCCCGTCCTCGGGGAGTCCGAGGTCCGCGAGGACCGCGTTCAGCGTCTCGACCGCGCGTTCGGTTTCGGCGTCGGTCCCACAGGTGATCCGGATACACCCCGGCAAGCCGAAACTCGTGCAGTCGCGGACGATGACGCCCCGCTGTTGCATCTCCTCGGCTACAGCCGCGGCGTCGCCGACGGCGACGAGGACGAAATTGCCCTCGCTCGGCCAGACGTGCGCATCGATCGTTTCGCGCATGTACTCGCGCGACTCGAGCGTCGTTTCGACCGTTCGCTCGACGTGCTCGTCGTCGTCGAACGCCGCCAGCCCCGCGCGACAGGCCAGTTCGCTCGCCGCGAAGGGGGTGTTCACGCGCGCGTAGGCGTCGCCCCACGCCTCGGGAACGACGGCGTAGCCGAGCCGGACTCCGGCGAGGCCGTAGGCCTTCGAGAACGTCCGCAATATCGCGACGTCGTCTCGAGCGTCGAAGCCGTCGCGACCCTGGGTCAGCGCGAGCGCGCTGTCGACCGCGGCGAACTCGCCGTAGGCCTCGTCGACGACGACGAGGGTTTCTTCGGCCGTTTCCTCGGCGACGTGCTCAATTTCTGCGAGATCGATCGTCGTGCCCGTCGGGTTGTGCGGGCTCGTCAGGTAGACGACCCGCTCGCCGTCGTAGGCCTCGAGGACGGAGTCGGCCGTCTGTTCGAAATCCTCCGCGCGCTCGAGGGCGTAGGTCTCGACGGCACCGTGGTGGAATCGGGCGCTCATGCCGTAGTAGGCGAAGCCCGGTTCGGGAACTAACACGGCGTCGTCGGGCTCTAGCATCGCCCGGTGGAGGTAATCCAGCGCGCCGTCGCCGCCGTTGGCGAGCCACACCTGCGAGTCGTCGACGCCCCACTCGGCCGCGATGGCCGCGGTGAGATCCGCGTGAGCGGCTTTCGGGTAGGCGTTGACGCTTGAGGCGGTCTCCCGAATGGCCTCGACGGCGGCGGGCGAGGGACCGTGGGGGTTCTCGTTGGAGGCGAGTTTGATGAATTCGGCGGGATCACGCCCGAGTTCGCGGGCGACCTCCTCGATCCCCCGACCGGCCTGGTATGCGACGTGGTCGGACAGATCGCGCGGTTGCATACGGGAATCCAGTTTCCCGCGGCTCTTAAGGGTGCTTACATGTGGTCGCTCGCGTCTCGCGGACCGTCGTGACCTGCGCTGTAGGCGACGGCGAGCAGAGAGCGGGCTGCAGGCCGAATCAACACGAGGAGTGTTGGCCGATCAAGTATCCTTACAGCCCCAGCCGAACGCCGTCCAGCCGCCGTCGGCTGTAAGCACTTCGCCCGTGACGAAGTTGTCTTCCGAAGCGAGGAACTCGACGCAGTTCGCGACTTCCTCCGGCGTCCCGAACCGATCAAGCGGCGTCCGGTCCCTGATATCCTGTTCGTCGAATCCCGTCTCGTCCTGTGCTTGTTCGACCATCTCCGTCATGATGTACCCCGGCGCGAGCGCGTTCACGCGGATATCGTGTTCCGCCCACTCGACGGCGAGACACCGGGTGAGATTGTTGACACCCCCCTTCGCCGTATTGTACGGCGTTCGATCCTGTTGTCCCATGCTCCCCATCATACTCGAGATGTTGACGATATCACCGCCGTCGCCCTGTTCGATCATTCTGGCGCCGGCCGCCTGCGCACAGAAGAAGGGTCCCGTCAAGTTCACATCGATAACCTGCTGCCAGTCCTCGGCCGTCAGTTCCTCTGCGGGACCGCGAATGTTAATACCCGCGTTGTTTACGAGAACGTCGAGACGACCGAACCGATCGACGGTTTCATCGATCAGGTTTTCGACGGACGACCGCTCACTCACGTCGACTTCGACCGCGTGAGCGGTGCCGTCCTTCCGTTCGAATTCCTCGACGACTCGTTCGCAGTCCTCGAGCGATCGGGAACAAATGACGACAGCATCGCCGTTTTCCGCGAATCGCTCCGCGATACTCTTCCCTAGTCCCCTGGTCGAGCCCGTTACGATCACCGTTCGCGCGTCTGGTTCGATAGCCATGATACAATCGATCCCCCATCCAAACGGTCTTAATTATTTTTATACAGGGACGAACAGAGGAACCCGATCTTGTGAATCAGATGGTGCATCCGTCATCCTCGATCGGGAACCTGAACGCCATGCCCAGTCAGAAAGCAGACCGATGACACCGGCAGGCAGAAGTCAGATGGGTGGATACGCTCGCCACAGCGGTGAGCACACGACACCCCGGCGACGACTCCTATAATCACGACGACAACGGCAAGGAGGAAACCGAACGGCCGTACCCGTTTTCAGTGGCCCTGTAGTCGCTCGAGGCGCTCTATCGAGTCCGCGTCGGCCGGGCCCTTGTCGTGGCGCACGCCCTGAAACCGCGGGAACCGCAGCGCGTACCCCGAGGAGTACGTCGGCGAGGACTGGATCTCCTCGTAGCCGACCTCGAAGACGACCTCGGGCGCTAGCTCCACCTCCTGTCCCTCCTCGGCCGCGATGTGGGGCTCGAGCAGATCCGACAGATCCGCTAACGTCTCGTCGGTGATCCCCGTCGCGACCTTGCCGACCGTCTCGAGGGACTCGCCTGAGTCGTCGGTACGCACCGAGAGTTCGAAGGTTCCGAGGAAGGTTGCGCGTCGGCCCTCGCCCCACTCGGCACCGGTCACGACACAATCGAGCGTCTCCACGTCGGGCTTTCGCTTTCGCCAGTGCTTCCCGCGCCGGCCCGGCGAGTACGTCGAGTCGGGATCCTTGAGCATGATCCCCTCGTGACCGGCCTCGAGCGCGTCGGCATCGATCGCCTCGATTTCCTCGGGGTCGTCCGTCTGCCACAGCAGGGAGAGTCCCCGAATCTCGTCGGAAGCATCGACAGCAGAATCAGTGTCATCGCCGTCCGCGAGCAACTCGACGAGTCGGTCGTGTCGATCCGTAAGCGGCGACTCGAGCAGATCCGCCCCGTCGGCGTGGAGACAGTCGAAGAACACCGGCTTGACGGTCACGTCCTCGCGAGCTTTTGCGACATCGTGTTTCCGCCGGAAGCGCTTGAGGACTTCCTGGAAGGGAAGCGGGGAGCCCTCCTCGTCGACCGCGACGACTTCGCCGTCGAGGATGGCCGGCCGATCCAGTCGCTCCTCGGCGAACTCGACGACCTCCGGGAGCGCCTCCGTTACGTCTTCCATGTTCCTCGAGAAGACTCGCGTCTCGGACGCTGGCTCGTCCGTTTCCCCAGCACCGGGGTCGTAGTGAAGTTGCACTCGAGCGCCGTCGTACTTCCACTCGACGGCGGCCTCGGACCACTCCTCGAGGGCGTCGGTCACCGTCCCCGTCTGGGCGAGCATCGCCTGCACCGGTCGGCCGACCTCGAGGTCCATCGCGTCCAGTCCTTCGCGGCCATCATCGCGAGCGACTCGAGCGACCCGGCCGTAGTCGTTCGACACCTGCAAGGCGCGTTCGACCCGCTCGGTCGGCACGTCGAACGCGGCCGCGATGGCGTCCCGCACGGTCCCCTCGCCGACGCCGATTCGCATCTCCGAGAGGACGAGTCTGGCGAGGTACCTTGCTTCCTCGCTCGCACAGCGGTTGAACAGCCCGAAGAGGATGTCGATCTTCCGGTCGGCGCTGCCGTCGCCGTCCGCCGCGGCGAGATCTCGAAGCGTTCGGTCGACTTCGCGGACGGTAAGTGCGTCTTCGTCCGCACCGTCGGCGGACTCGGTAAACGCGCCCAGTCCCTGCTGGCCGCCGTACTCGTAGCTCGCGGCGACCTCACCGATCTCCCCCAGTTCCGCCAGTCGGTCCTCCACGTCGGCCGGGCCGACGTTCGTGCCCGCGGCCCGAGCGATCGCCTCGTAGCACGAACTCGGGCCGATATCGAGCGTGGTCGAGTCCCACGCCGGAAAGATACGCCCTTGAACGAACCGTGCGAGTATCTCGAGTTCGTCCGCAACCCGGTCGCCGTTTCCCCGTTCGTCGCTCGAGCCACCTGCCGCACTCTCCTCGAGCAGGGCCCGCACTCGGTCGGCGATCTCGAGATCCGCTGGCTCGGCTTCGATCGCGGCGGCCCGCTCCGTGAACGTGGCGAACTCCATCGGCGGTGGCTACGCAGTTGGCCGTGTTAAACGAATTGACTGGCGCGACGGCGAAACTCACGCTCGCGGAAGCGGTCTCGTTCGCCGTCGGCTGCTCGCGAGCACCGAAGGTGTGACAGCGCTACCCGCGCCGGCTCGATGGGCGTGCCTTCAAGGCAGTCGGGCACTCACTCGCAGGTATGCCAGAGGAGGAACTCGCTGCGCGGGTCGCGGACGTACTGACGGTCGACGCCGAGGAGTTTCGCTCTCGGGCCGAGGCCGACGCCGAAACGATCATCCAGGCGATCGACGACGGGGTCTTCGACAACCCCCAGGCGATCGTCGGCCTCGAGTACGAGTTCTACGCGATCGAATCCGAGGCGTGTTCGCTCCGGCGGGTGCCCCGTCGGCTCCTCGAGTTGATCGGGTTCGAGAAGGAACTCGGACTCCACAACGCCGAGATGACGACGAGTCCCCAGCCGCTGAACGCCGACGGGCTTCGAGCACAAGAGTCGGAGGTCAAAGCCCGCCTGCGGACGGCCCTGAACGTCACCAACTCGGAGGGAATGCGACTCGTCAGCGACGCCATGTGGACGATCCCACCGGAAGGTGAGGACGCGACGACCTACCTCACCGATAGCGTCGAACGGACGGTCGCCGACGATGGTGAGGACGGCGGGGCGGCCGAGCGAGGGGATGGCGAGCGGATCCGGATCGCGACGAACATGAGCGATTCGGGCCGGTACCACGCGATGGCAAACACCGACCGCGCCCAGTCGGCCGCCATGGAGATCGACGCGCCGAACGTGACCCTCGAGGCCGATACCGTCATGCCCGAGAGCCTCATCACGTCGATCCAGCCCCACTATCAGGTTCCCCACGCGATCGACCTCCCGCTG is a genomic window containing:
- a CDS encoding adenylate kinase family protein gives rise to the protein MRVAVTGTPGTGKTTATDALAARAAADDSPSDRLSVGDSTLKIVHLNEVLEDEALYTEVDEDRQSKVADMDALEAWLEGRDDVLIESHLAHHFAADRVAVLRCEPETLETRLTDRGETAAKASENAESEALDVILGEAVDRHGLESVYEIDTTNRTPEEVASALEAVVTGEREPSAGEVDFVGYLA
- the hisC gene encoding histidinol-phosphate transaminase; the encoded protein is MQPRDLSDHVAYQAGRGIEEVARELGRDPAEFIKLASNENPHGPSPAAVEAIRETASSVNAYPKAAHADLTAAIAAEWGVDDSQVWLANGGDGALDYLHRAMLEPDDAVLVPEPGFAYYGMSARFHHGAVETYALERAEDFEQTADSVLEAYDGERVVYLTSPHNPTGTTIDLAEIEHVAEETAEETLVVVDEAYGEFAAVDSALALTQGRDGFDARDDVAILRTFSKAYGLAGVRLGYAVVPEAWGDAYARVNTPFAASELACRAGLAAFDDDEHVERTVETTLESREYMRETIDAHVWPSEGNFVLVAVGDAAAVAEEMQQRGVIVRDCTSFGLPGCIRITCGTDAETERAVETLNAVLADLGLPEDGAAEDPADPNAPEVSDS
- a CDS encoding SDR family NAD(P)-dependent oxidoreductase, coding for MAIEPDARTVIVTGSTRGLGKSIAERFAENGDAVVICSRSLEDCERVVEEFERKDGTAHAVEVDVSERSSVENLIDETVDRFGRLDVLVNNAGINIRGPAEELTAEDWQQVIDVNLTGPFFCAQAAGARMIEQGDGGDIVNISSMMGSMGQQDRTPYNTAKGGVNNLTRCLAVEWAEHDIRVNALAPGYIMTEMVEQAQDETGFDEQDIRDRTPLDRFGTPEEVANCVEFLASEDNFVTGEVLTADGGWTAFGWGCKDT
- the ligA gene encoding ATP-dependent DNA ligase LigA yields the protein MEFATFTERAAAIEAEPADLEIADRVRALLEESAAGGSSDERGNGDRVADELEILARFVQGRIFPAWDSTTLDIGPSSCYEAIARAAGTNVGPADVEDRLAELGEIGEVAASYEYGGQQGLGAFTESADGADEDALTVREVDRTLRDLAAADGDGSADRKIDILFGLFNRCASEEARYLARLVLSEMRIGVGEGTVRDAIAAAFDVPTERVERALQVSNDYGRVARVARDDGREGLDAMDLEVGRPVQAMLAQTGTVTDALEEWSEAAVEWKYDGARVQLHYDPGAGETDEPASETRVFSRNMEDVTEALPEVVEFAEERLDRPAILDGEVVAVDEEGSPLPFQEVLKRFRRKHDVAKAREDVTVKPVFFDCLHADGADLLESPLTDRHDRLVELLADGDDTDSAVDASDEIRGLSLLWQTDDPEEIEAIDADALEAGHEGIMLKDPDSTYSPGRRGKHWRKRKPDVETLDCVVTGAEWGEGRRATFLGTFELSVRTDDSGESLETVGKVATGITDETLADLSDLLEPHIAAEEGQEVELAPEVVFEVGYEEIQSSPTYSSGYALRFPRFQGVRHDKGPADADSIERLERLQGH